The Synergistales bacterium genomic interval CGGAGGGACCTTCTGAACTGCTGGTTCGCCACATCCATGGCCGTCAGAAGCTCCGTCACGGTTGCCCCCCCTCTCCCCGGGTCTGCGCGCCGCTCTCCCATTCCTCCACGAGCTCGTTGTCCGGGATGGCCAGAAAGACCCCCGGGGCCGCCCGGGTCACCGAACCCTTCAGGGCGAAGGCCGCCTTGCAGATGCCGTCCAGGGTCTGCTGCCCCGGCTGCCGGGCCACGCCGCGCAGGTCGACGAGGACCAGCCGGCCCTGGTGGAGGGCGTCCACAAGCTCCTCGGCCCGGCGGACGCACTCATCGCCGCGACAGATCACCAGTGCAGGCCCGACTTCCTCCGGTTCCGGCGGCACCTGCGGCTCCGGCGGCTTCGCGTCGCGCCGCTTCCGCGATTTCTTCTGTTCCACGGGCTCCTCGAACTCCTCGATCTCCTCGAGGATGCCCAGTTTCACCAGCAATCTCGCCAGCACGCCTTTTATCCTCCCCGTGGTCCGAATAGAACGCTTCCCAACCTGACCATGGTACTCCCCTCCTCGATGGCGCACTCGAAGTCGCCGCTCATCCCCATGGAGAGGATCGGCAGGGAGAGGCCGAAGCGTTCCGCCAGCCGCTCTCCTTCCCTGCGGAGAAGCCCGAAGGCCCGGGATGTCTCGGCGTCGTCCCCTGTCAGGGGCCCTACGGTCATCAGTCCGCGCGGGGAAATCCCCGGGCACTCCCGGAGGAGATGCTCGAAGAGCCTGTCGGACTCCCCGGGCGCTATCCCGTGCTTCGCCGATTCCCCGCTTGTATTCACCTCCACCAGAACCTCCACCGTCCCGTATTCCCCGGCCAGCTGCTGCAGCCTGTCGGCGAGCCGCTGCGAGTCCAGGCTCTGGATGAGTGCGAAGGAGGGCACCGCCTTCCTGGCCTTGTTCCGCTGGAGATGCCCCAGAAGATGCCACTCCACCGGAGGAAGATCGCCGGACCACTCCTCCTGTTTGGACAGCGCCTCCTGCACGCGGTTCTCGCCGAAGATCCGGATCCCCGCTTCGGCGACAGCTTGCATCCTCTCCATGGACTGGTATTTGGAGGCGGCGACAACGGTGATCTCCTCCCGATGCCGCCCGCAACGCTCACAGGCAAGGTCAATCCGTTCGCGGACCCACTCCACCCGCTCTGGTACCGATATTACCATAACTTGATTCTCCCTTCCCGCCCCCGCCCGGCGTCCTCGAGCACGATCTCCCCCGGCGAGAGCCCCTGTGTCACAAGAAAATCCTCTCTGGAGACCGACGTCCCCTCCACCTCGCGGAAGACCGCCTCCGCCCCGGTGACCACAAAGACCCCACGCCGCCCCGAACGGATGGTCACCGCACTCTGGGGGATCCGCACGCCCCGTTTCGGGCTGCCCTGGATGATCCAGGAGTGCACGCGCTGCGGCACAAAGGAAACGGGAAAGAGGGGGAGCGCGCAGAGCACCTTCCGCCGCAGTCCCTTCTCCAGGGCGATGCGCACCGTCGCCTTGACAGGCTGCCCTTCTTCCCAGGGGAGAACCAACAGCGAGCCCTCCCGGAGGCTCCGCAGCAGGGACGGCGTGGCCGGAACGTAGACCACGCCCCGCAGCTCCTGGGGCAGCACCACGATCTTCCCCAGGGGATCGCCGCGGCGCACCCTGCCCTCCTCGACCCGTCGCGGTGCCGGCGGGTCCGGTATGTCCCGGCATTCGCGCCAGAGATAGCTGTAGGTCCAGCGCTCCTCCTCCCCGTCGAGGCTGCGCGTCCAGTATCCCGCCGACGGGGCCCTGACCACCACCGATTCCCCGGAGGTCGCCACGGTGGCCAGCGCTTCCCCCTTCCGGACCCGCCGCGGGAAGCGTGCTCCCCTGTAGCGGACCATGCCGTCCATGGGGGCGGCGATCACCTCTTCGCGCCACACCAGGGCGATCTCCAGGGTGTGCCGCTCCTCGTAGATCCAGGGGGTGGCCCAGGTGATCTCGGGATGGATCGCTCTGTAGTGGCCCTGCCAGGCAAGAAAGAGCCAGGCACCGGAGAGGACGATCGCCGCGGCGATGCCCCAGTAGATGATCCCCCTCGGACGGAGCACCGCTCTCTTCCCGTCATCCCTTCCCTTCACGCCGGCTGTCACCCCATCCGTACGCACTCATGCTGTTTCGGTCCCATCCTATGATACACGGAGCTCCTCTCTTTTGCATGGCCGCCCCGGGGGACGGCCTCGTCGGGATGCATCCTGCATGCTGCCCGGGTTTTGATTGCGAAAAAGCCCCGATTGGAAGATCGATGCAAAATTTTTCCGAAATTTCTGCTTTACACCGACCGCTCAGGGTGTATAATGCCTCCATATTCCAGACTGGGGCTCCACAGGGCCCCATGGAGGTGTCGGGCATGACGGAACGACCATCGGCAAGCTTTGCGACCTATGTATTCCACAGACGGGCAATGGGCGAACGCCTCCCCAAGGAGGTCTACGAAAAGCTGATCGCTGCCACGGAAGGAAAGGAGAATCTGGACAGCTCTATCGCCGGCATCGTCGCTGCGGCGATGAAGGAATGGGCCATCGGCAAGGGGGCCACCCACTACACCCACTGGTTCCATCCGCGCACGGAGATGACCGCCGAGAAGCACATGGCCTTCCTCAACCTGGACGATCAGGGCTTCCCCCTGGAGTCCTTCTCCGCGTCGGAGCTCATCCAGAGCGAACCCGACGCCTCGTCGCTGCCCTCGGGCGGCATGCGCTCCACCTTCGAGGCCAGGGGCTACACCGCCTGGGATCCCACCAGTCCCGCCTTCGTGATCCAGAGCGAACGGGGCGGCACCCTCTGCATCCCCTCGATCTTCCTCTCCTACGACGGCACGCCGCTGGACATGAAGACCCCGCTGATCAAGTCTATCACGGCCCTGGAGGACCGAGCCTACAGACTCCTCAAGCTCTTCGGCAACAGGGGCGTCAAGCGGGTGCACGCCACGGTGGGGGCGGAGCAGGAGTACTTCCTGGTGGCCGAGGAGCTGGCCCAGCAGCGCCCCGACCTCATCTACTGCGGCCGCACCGTTCTGGGCTCTCCGCCGCCGAAGGGCCAGCAGATGGAGGACCACTACTTCGGCTCCATCCACCCCAGGGTGCTGACCTTCATGGAGGAGTGCGAGCAGGAGCTGTCCAAACTGGGGATCGTCATCCGGACCAGACACAACGAGGTGGCCCCGGGACAGTTCGAGTTCGCCCCCCATTTCGCCGAGGCGAACCTGGCCTGTGACCAGAACCAGATCATGATGACCACCATGCGCAAGATCGCCCGGAACCACGGTTTCCGGCTGCTGCTGCACGAGAAGCCCTTCAGCGAGCTCAACGGGAGCGGCAAGCACATCAACTTCTCGCTCCAGGACAGCGAGGGGCGGAACATCCTCCAGCCGCCGGTGGGGAACAACCAGAAGAAGAGCCTCCAGTTCCTCTCCTTCGTGGCCGCCCTGGCCCTGGGGCTCGCCCGGTACGGAGGGCTGCTGCGGGCTTCCATCGCCACTCCGGGCAACATGCACCGTCTCGGCGGCAACGAGGCGCCCCCGGCGATCATGAGCCTCTACCTGGGCGAGCTGATCACCGGTCTCCTGGAGGAGATCGAAGGGGGTGTCCCCGAGGACTTCTCGCTGTGGAAGGATCTCGACCACGGCCTCAAACAGCTCCCGGCGATCCGGATGGAGAACACCGACCGGAACCGCACGGCGCCAATCGCCTTCACGGGCAACAAGTTCGAGTTCCGCGCCCCCGGCGCACCCCAGTCGATCTCCGGGCCGCTGCTGGTGCTCTTCGCCATCTGGTCCTGGGGGATCGAGGAGATCACCCGGCGGATCGAAGCGCAGTCGGAGCAGATGGAGATCCAGGAGGCCACCCTGGAAGCGCTGCGCTACGCCACCCAGGAGAGCCGCAACGTCCGGTTCGAGGGCAACTGCTACACGCCGGAGTGGGTGGAGGAGGCGACGCGACGGGGCCTCCCCATCGCCCAGACCACCCCGGAGGGACTCCAGCTCTACGTGGAGCCCCAGAACCGCCAGCTGCTGGTGGACATGGGGATCATGACGGACCGGGAGATCTTCTCGTTCTACGAGACCCGGCTGGAGCAGTACGCCACGATCCTGGAGATCGACATGAACGTCCTCGCCTCGATGGTGCGGGAACAGATCCTGCCGTCGCTGTCGCGGCATCTGCTGGAGGAATCGCAGCTGCTGCAGCAGCTGCCCCACGAGGCCCCCAAGGAGGTGGGCAAGGCGGCGCTGAAACGGAAGGCCTCGCTGCGGGAGGAGCTGCTCGATCAGGTGGACTCCCTGGACTCCCTCCGCGAACGCTGCGAGGGACTCGGCCTGCAGGAGAAGGCCGAAGAGCTGACCCTGCAGGCGCTGCCGGTGATGGAACACATCAGCAGCCTCTGCCGGAACTGCGAGGAGCTGGTCCCCGGCTCCTCCTGGCCCTTCCCCCGCAAGCGGGATCTGGTGACGATGCGCTAGCGGCAGATCGCCGAACAGAGCGCGGGAGGGGGCGGCCTGTCGAGCCGCTCCCTCCCGCGTGGTGTTTCAGTAGGTTGACAGGAACCCCTCTTCATTCCGCTCCAGGACAAACCCCGTGGCGGCGATGAGAAAGGCCCGTGCGTCCGAAGCCGGTCCGGAGCGCCAGGTCACCTTCCAGGGGGTGCAGCCTCCTTCGGGGTAGCAGTAGCACTGGGTCTCCTCGGCGGCAGGGGCCCAGCCCTCGTAGGGGGGCACAACCTCCAGCTCCACCTTCTTCCACCGGAGGCCGGGCTCGGCGTTCTCCCTCCGGAGCTCGCCCTCCCGCCGCACCTGGACGGTGAGTTTCCCCTTCTGCACCAGGAGGCGCAGCTCCCGCCCCGTGTCCACCGCCCTCTCGGAGACGGCGGTGACGGTCCGCTGGAGATCCAGGAAGGGATCGCGCCGGCCGAAGGTGAGCCGCGGCAGGGCCAGGGCGGCCAGGACGCCGATGATGACCACCACCACCATGATCTCCACAAGCGTGAATCCCCGCCGCATGGGAGACCTACCAGTTGGTGACGTCGGCGTTGTCCCCTTCGCCCCCCTCTTCACCGTCGGGCCCGTAGGAGAAGAGATCGTAGTCCCCATGCTCCCCGGGGTTCCGGTAGACATAGGGGTTGCCCCAGGGGTCGGTGGGGGTCTTTTTCATATATCCCCCGTCGGGGTAGTTGTTCGGCTCGGGGGGCAGATCGGGTTTGGAGACCAAAGCCTCCAGCCCCTGCTCGGTGCTGGGATAGAAGCCGTTGTCCAGCTTGAAGAGATCCAGGCTCTGCTCGATCTCCTTCAGCTGCATCTCCGCGGCCGTGCGTTTCGCCTCCTCGCCGCGGCCGACAATCCGCGGGACCACAAGGGCCGCCAGGAGTCCCATGATGACGACCACAACCATGATTTCCACAAGGGTAAAGCCTCTGCGTCGGCTACGCTGGTGCATGACACATCCACCTCCAGAAGATTTTATCAAGCCACTCTCTGCACAACCTGCACGGGTTATCGCACAAGACTCGAGATATCGAAGATCGGCAGGAGCACCGCCAGCACCACAAAACCCACCACCGATCCCAGAAAGAGGACGATGGCGGGCTCCACCAGGTTGGCCAGCCGCTCCATGCGGGACTGGGCCATGGCCCAGTTGTTCTCGCCGGTCCGGCGGAGGGCGCCCTCCAGGTCCCCGCCGAACTCGCCGACGCGGATCATGTAGACCACATCCTCCTGAAACTCGCCCTGCTGCTCCAGCGCCGAGGCGAAGCGGTAGCCCTTGCGGACCTGCTCCTCGATGGCCTCCCAGCGCTGCCGGTTGGGATCCATGGCGGCCACCAGCCGCAGACCCTGGACCAGAGGGATCCCCGCCTCCAGCAGCGTGGACAGATGGGAGAAGATCAGCGAGATGGTGATCCGCTCCCGCAGGCGACGCAGGAAGGGCAGCACCCGGCGTTTGCCCCCCTTCCTGCGTTTCCGGTAGAAAAACAGCAGCAACAGGACGACGAGGGCCGGGATCAGCCCGGCTCGTACGGTATCGGAGATCACCAGCAGGATCCGGGTGGGCAGCGGCAGGGCCTGCCCCATGTCCTCGAAGAGGGTGGTCAGTTTGGGCACCACATAGGAAAGCAGGAAGACCACCACCCCCAGACCGACCACCAGCATGATCAGCGGGTAGGTCAGCGCCCCTTCCACCTTCCGCCGCAGCCCCAGCTCGAGATGGTAGAGCTCCCCGGCACGCTCCAGGATCTGCACCAGCGATCCGCTCTGCTCGCCGGACTCCACCATGCCCACCAGACCGTCCCGGAAGATGCCCAGCTCCCGCATGGCCGCCGAGAGCTTGCGCCCCTCCTGCACCGATTCGTAGAGACCGATGTAGGCCGTGCGCAGCCGTTTGTCCGGCGACTGCTTGCCCAGCAGATTCAGCGCATCCAGCAGCGTCAGGCCGCCCTTGAGGTAGCCCACCAGGCTGGTGCAGAAGAAGCTGTGCCCCTCCAGAGAGAGCGGCTTGAGGCGCCGTCGGGTCTGCTGCTGCTCCTCCCGGGCCTCCACCACGATGAGTCCCCTGGCTTCCAGCTGCTGGACCAGCGCCGACTGCGAGGCGGCCTCGGCATAGCCGGTCTGCATCTTCCCCTTGCTGTCGTAGGCGTTGTAGCGGTAGGTAGGCACGGCGGTCAGGCCTCCCCGACGACCCGGAGCAGTTCTTCGGGCGAGGTGATCCCCTCGCTGAGGCGCTGGAGACCGATCTCCCAGAGGGTCTTGAAGCCGCCTCTGGCCGCGATGCGCTTGAGCTCCACGGCGTTGGTCCCGTGGGCCACGGCGTCCTGCAGCTCAGGCGTGATCATCAGCTCCTCGTAGAGCCCCACCCGGCCGCGGTAGCCCGTGCCGTGGCAGTGCTCGCAGCCGCGCCCCCGGTAGGCCCGTTCGACGCTGTCGCGCAGGATCGGCGGCGGCGTCACGGCCTCCCTGCAGTAGGGACAGATCCGGCGGGCCAGCCGCTGGGCCACCACGCCGAGCAGCGAGCCGGCCACCAGATAGGGTTCCAGCCCCATGTCGGTCAGCCGGACCACGGCGCTGCAGGAGTCGTTGGTGTGCAGCGTTGAGAGCACCAGGTGGCCCGTCAGGGAGGCCTGCACGCCGATATGGGCGGTGTCGTAGTCCCGCATCTCGCCGACCATGACGATGTCGGGGTCCTGGCGCAGGATGGCCCGCAGCGACGAGGCGAAGGTGACGCCGGCCTTCTCGTTGACCTGGATCTGGGAGATGCCGGGGACGTCGTACTCCACCGGATCCTCCACGGTGATGATGTTCACGTCGGGGCTGGCCAGCTCCTGCAGGATGGC includes:
- a CDS encoding cell division protein SepF; the protein is MLARLLVKLGILEEIEEFEEPVEQKKSRKRRDAKPPEPQVPPEPEEVGPALVICRGDECVRRAEELVDALHQGRLVLVDLRGVARQPGQQTLDGICKAAFALKGSVTRAAPGVFLAIPDNELVEEWESGAQTRGEGGQP
- a CDS encoding glutamine synthetase III, encoding MTERPSASFATYVFHRRAMGERLPKEVYEKLIAATEGKENLDSSIAGIVAAAMKEWAIGKGATHYTHWFHPRTEMTAEKHMAFLNLDDQGFPLESFSASELIQSEPDASSLPSGGMRSTFEARGYTAWDPTSPAFVIQSERGGTLCIPSIFLSYDGTPLDMKTPLIKSITALEDRAYRLLKLFGNRGVKRVHATVGAEQEYFLVAEELAQQRPDLIYCGRTVLGSPPPKGQQMEDHYFGSIHPRVLTFMEECEQELSKLGIVIRTRHNEVAPGQFEFAPHFAEANLACDQNQIMMTTMRKIARNHGFRLLLHEKPFSELNGSGKHINFSLQDSEGRNILQPPVGNNQKKSLQFLSFVAALALGLARYGGLLRASIATPGNMHRLGGNEAPPAIMSLYLGELITGLLEEIEGGVPEDFSLWKDLDHGLKQLPAIRMENTDRNRTAPIAFTGNKFEFRAPGAPQSISGPLLVLFAIWSWGIEEITRRIEAQSEQMEIQEATLEALRYATQESRNVRFEGNCYTPEWVEEATRRGLPIAQTTPEGLQLYVEPQNRQLLVDMGIMTDREIFSFYETRLEQYATILEIDMNVLASMVREQILPSLSRHLLEESQLLQQLPHEAPKEVGKAALKRKASLREELLDQVDSLDSLRERCEGLGLQEKAEELTLQALPVMEHISSLCRNCEELVPGSSWPFPRKRDLVTMR
- a CDS encoding YggS family pyridoxal phosphate-dependent enzyme — its product is MVISVPERVEWVRERIDLACERCGRHREEITVVAASKYQSMERMQAVAEAGIRIFGENRVQEALSKQEEWSGDLPPVEWHLLGHLQRNKARKAVPSFALIQSLDSQRLADRLQQLAGEYGTVEVLVEVNTSGESAKHGIAPGESDRLFEHLLRECPGISPRGLMTVGPLTGDDAETSRAFGLLRREGERLAERFGLSLPILSMGMSGDFECAIEEGSTMVRLGSVLFGPRGG
- the gspG gene encoding type II secretion system major pseudopilin GspG is translated as MHQRSRRRGFTLVEIMVVVVIMGLLAALVVPRIVGRGEEAKRTAAEMQLKEIEQSLDLFKLDNGFYPSTEQGLEALVSKPDLPPEPNNYPDGGYMKKTPTDPWGNPYVYRNPGEHGDYDLFSYGPDGEEGGEGDNADVTNW
- a CDS encoding type II secretion system F family protein, which encodes MQTGYAEAASQSALVQQLEARGLIVVEAREEQQQTRRRLKPLSLEGHSFFCTSLVGYLKGGLTLLDALNLLGKQSPDKRLRTAYIGLYESVQEGRKLSAAMRELGIFRDGLVGMVESGEQSGSLVQILERAGELYHLELGLRRKVEGALTYPLIMLVVGLGVVVFLLSYVVPKLTTLFEDMGQALPLPTRILLVISDTVRAGLIPALVVLLLLFFYRKRRKGGKRRVLPFLRRLRERITISLIFSHLSTLLEAGIPLVQGLRLVAAMDPNRQRWEAIEEQVRKGYRFASALEQQGEFQEDVVYMIRVGEFGGDLEGALRRTGENNWAMAQSRMERLANLVEPAIVLFLGSVVGFVVLAVLLPIFDISSLVR